The following are from one region of the Gloeomargarita lithophora Alchichica-D10 genome:
- a CDS encoding DUF4160 domain-containing protein: protein MPVISMFYGIIIRLYLIDNKHHNIPHIHAKYGEFEASIAKHVKVDIITWVAGHRPALVFRNLETTTLLYLAISALLTEKYWLVNCPGSSYA from the coding sequence ATGCCAGTTATCTCAATGTTTTACGGAATTATTATCCGCCTCTACCTCATTGATAATAAGCATCATAATATTCCCCATATTCATGCCAAGTATGGAGAATTTGAAGCATCTATAGCTAAACACGTAAAGGTTGACATAATAACATGGGTCGCAGGGCACCGCCCCGCATTGGTTTTCCGAAATCTTGAGACGACAACCTTACTCTACTTAGCTATATCAGCATTACTGACGGAGAAATACTGGCTGGTAAATTGCCCCGGAAGCAGTTACGCCTAG